One Vibrio gangliei genomic window, CTCGGTTTAGTCGTTAAACAGCGAGTGGCTTATAAAGTGACGACTATGCGCAAACATAGCCATGCGGTTGCTGATAACTTATTGAAGCGCCAATTCAATCCAGCCAGAGCAAATCAGGCGTGGGCGGGTGATATCACCTATCTAAGAACGCATCAAGGCTGGATGTACCTAGCTGTTGTGATGGATTTGCATTCTCGCCGTATTATTGGCTGGGCGTTGAGTAAACGCATGACGGTTGATTTAACCATGAGAGCGATGCAAATGGCTATCAACCTGCGTCAACCCAAAGCAGGCTTGATCTTCCATAGCGACAGAGGCTCACAATACACCAGTAAGCGTTTTCAATCATTGCTATGGAGCAATCGAATTACGCCATCAATGAGTGGTTGTGGAGCATGTTTAGATAATGCTGTGGTTGAAAGGTTTTTCGGCAGCTTGAAAAATGAATGGCTATTAAATGTTTACCATTTAACCAGAGAAAGCATGAAAACTGATGTAGAGAAATACATCAAATACTACAACTCAGTTCGGCTTCATACTTCATTAAATGATATGTCGCCAATTGAGTTTGAAAGTGTAAGGAAAAAGTGTGCGGCCTAGCTTGACCAGATCATCTCGATGCTGCTAATCGACTTTTTGCCATA contains:
- a CDS encoding IS3 family transposase (programmed frameshift), which codes for MTQRRKPRKYTDEFREEAVKLVTEQGYSVTEAAKSLGITTKLLYNWKDKLAKQTSGEALSKDERAELVKLRKENKRLQMERENLKKGECLLCERNEIKFEYIKEQQWRFPISVLCEVLEVSRSAYYAWLRRPAKIISVEELMLYRRMKRLFDDSRSSAGARTLMKLLRKEGFKIGICRVKSLMKKLGLVVKQRVAYKVTTMRKHSHAVADNLLKRQFNPARANQAWAGDITYLRTHQGWMYLAVVMDLHSRRIIGWALSKRMTVDLTMRAMQMAINLRQPKAGLIFHSDRGSQYTSKRFQSLLWSNRITPSMSGCGACLDNAVVERFFGSLKNEWLLNVYHLTRESMKTDVEKYIKYYNSVRLHTSLNDMSPIEFESVRKKCAA